A genomic region of Sphingobacteriales bacterium contains the following coding sequences:
- a CDS encoding O-antigen ligase family protein has product MIYNKKTVSEYIRSPLVLFALLIVLAITAYFFSKISIPLILLLISIPLIVVYFFYIVQNPSLGLITIVIFSFIIPGISRYLPGENKLGLIIDALLVLTYIACLFNGKIFKNKHHLIKIDLLLLSVFWMLYNILQLFNPYTAYAGAWFAVVRPIALYLLLALPLASMLIVNNRTFNIILIIWGIFSILGTIKAALQIYIGLDQYEQIWFNEVGYLTHFVNNHLRAFSFYTDAGQFGAAQGHAAVIGFIMMTAVKNKRLKFFYALMGLSGLYGMILSGTRGAVFVPYIAALAYVILRKNIRMALLALFLSAMAFGFLKFTYIGNQNYFIYRMRTAFDPNDASLQVRIENQRLFKQYLRDKPFGGGVGMAGYWGQHYGVDSPLARIATDSWYVQIWAEEGIIGLILYLSILIYILAKGSYIIMFRLKNEENITKMIALMAGLAGVAVASYGNNVIGQIPTSFLTYFSIAFIFGAQELENELNQKQLTS; this is encoded by the coding sequence ATGATTTACAACAAAAAGACAGTATCTGAATACATCCGTTCGCCATTGGTGCTTTTTGCCTTGTTGATTGTTTTAGCCATTACAGCATATTTTTTCTCAAAGATTTCCATTCCGCTTATTCTTTTACTGATAAGCATTCCGCTAATTGTAGTCTATTTCTTTTATATTGTTCAAAATCCTTCTTTAGGCCTCATTACGATAGTGATTTTTTCCTTTATTATTCCTGGGATTTCACGTTATCTGCCCGGAGAAAACAAGCTTGGTTTAATCATTGACGCTCTTCTCGTATTAACTTATATTGCCTGTCTTTTCAACGGAAAAATCTTTAAAAACAAGCACCATTTAATAAAAATTGACTTACTTCTGTTATCCGTGTTTTGGATGCTGTACAATATTTTACAATTATTTAATCCCTATACGGCTTATGCGGGAGCATGGTTTGCCGTTGTCAGGCCCATCGCTTTGTATCTTTTGCTGGCTTTACCACTTGCCTCCATGTTAATTGTCAACAACCGGACATTTAACATTATTTTGATTATCTGGGGCATTTTCAGCATTCTGGGGACTATTAAAGCCGCTTTACAGATATACATCGGGCTGGATCAGTATGAACAAATCTGGTTTAATGAAGTCGGTTATTTAACTCATTTTGTCAACAATCACCTGAGAGCATTTTCTTTTTATACAGATGCCGGACAGTTTGGTGCCGCACAGGGACATGCGGCTGTGATAGGATTTATCATGATGACAGCAGTCAAAAACAAGAGACTTAAATTCTTTTATGCATTGATGGGACTTTCAGGTCTGTACGGTATGATACTTTCCGGAACCAGAGGGGCCGTGTTTGTGCCTTATATTGCAGCTTTAGCCTATGTTATTCTGAGGAAAAATATTCGCATGGCTCTGCTCGCCTTGTTTTTATCGGCAATGGCTTTCGGATTTCTGAAATTTACCTACATAGGAAACCAAAATTATTTTATCTACCGCATGCGTACAGCTTTCGACCCCAATGATGCCTCACTTCAGGTTCGTATTGAAAATCAACGCCTTTTCAAACAATACCTCCGTGACAAACCCTTTGGCGGGGGTGTGGGAATGGCTGGTTACTGGGGACAACATTACGGGGTGGATTCTCCCCTTGCCAGAATTGCCACCGACAGCTGGTATGTTCAGATCTGGGCGGAAGAAGGAATTATCGGACTCATACTCTACCTCTCCATTCTCATCTACATACTTGCCAAAGGGAGCTATATCATCATGTTCCGGCTTAAAAATGAGGAAAATATCACAAAAATGATTGCCTTGATGGCAGGACTTGCGGGTGTGGCAGTTGCCAGCTACGGTAACAATGTGATCGGCCAGATACCTACCTCTTTCCTGACTTATTTCAGCATTGCATTTATTTTCGGTGCTCAGGAACTTGAAAACGAACTGAACCAAAAACAATTAACGTCCTGA
- a CDS encoding glycosyltransferase family 2 protein codes for MLKNYPKVSIITVNFRQNLTTLEFLKSIFSITYPNFEVLVVDNGSLAYPAEFVTQYPDIKLIVSRENKGFAGGNNLAIKESTGEYLLFINNDTEVEKGFLEPLVERAVSSPDVGMVSPKIIFFHDKKTIQYAGYTALNPMTMRNKTIGAGQTDNGNFDKACPTAYAHGAAMLVPGKVIEAAGTMDESFFLYYEELDWAIRIKKAGFTIWYEPQSVVYHKESVSTGRNSPLKTYYMNRNRIRLLRKHFKPLQVLTGLIYLFSVALVKNMIIFLVKGEKENMKSLLNAYGLLKQKLC; via the coding sequence ATGTTAAAAAACTATCCAAAGGTCTCCATCATTACGGTCAATTTCAGGCAAAACCTTACTACGCTTGAGTTTCTAAAATCAATATTTTCAATTACTTATCCCAATTTTGAAGTGCTGGTGGTTGACAATGGCTCCCTCGCCTATCCTGCTGAATTTGTAACACAATATCCGGATATAAAACTCATTGTCAGCAGGGAAAACAAAGGATTTGCCGGAGGTAACAATCTTGCCATAAAAGAATCAACAGGGGAATATCTGCTGTTTATCAATAATGATACTGAAGTAGAAAAGGGATTTCTCGAACCACTGGTTGAAAGGGCAGTCAGCTCTCCCGATGTTGGCATGGTCAGCCCGAAAATTATTTTCTTTCATGATAAGAAAACCATACAATATGCAGGTTATACCGCCCTTAACCCGATGACCATGAGAAATAAAACCATTGGAGCCGGACAAACTGACAATGGTAATTTCGACAAAGCCTGCCCTACAGCCTATGCTCATGGTGCCGCCATGCTGGTTCCCGGAAAAGTCATTGAAGCAGCCGGCACAATGGATGAAAGTTTCTTTCTGTATTATGAAGAGCTGGATTGGGCTATACGAATTAAAAAAGCTGGTTTTACCATCTGGTATGAACCTCAGTCGGTCGTTTATCATAAGGAATCGGTCAGTACGGGCAGAAACAGCCCGCTGAAGACCTATTACATGAACCGGAACCGAATAAGATTGCTCAGAAAACACTTTAAACCATTGCAGGTTCTGACCGGTTTAATCTACCTTTTTTCTGTTGCTTTGGTTAAAAACATGATTATCTTTCTTGTTAAAGGAGAAAAGGAAAACATGAAAAGCCTTTTAAACGCTTATGGATTGTTAAAACAGAAACTATGCTGA
- a CDS encoding glycosyltransferase family 2 protein, which yields MLITISLHSVPDFIQLILLLYFLFSALYFLVFAIAGNFSYRKHFPKASKLNKIAVLIPAYREDAVILHTVRHALKLNYPGDLYDVIIAADHLQPETLQQLSETQAIVVELNLNQSSKAKALTETMQHLKGNHYDIAIVLDADNQTEPDFLLKINDAFQSGCRVIQAHRVAKNMNTNFAVLDAISEEVNNHLFRKAHRILGLPAILIGSGMAFPWKLFQQLISTAKTSFEDKEIEFMLLENGYDIDYLEDAYVYDEKVQNHQAFGRQRTRWIYSQIYFFRLYFMKSFPAFFKKNKRGLAFRSFSTALPPRVILLAVPFLMFILNLFFPTSLWLSLWGTTFLASLLTILLSTPKKFYNIQTIKALISLPLAFILMLKAIIFSGKAKKGFLHTGHTGAGMD from the coding sequence ATGCTGATCACCATTTCATTACATAGTGTTCCTGATTTTATCCAGTTGATATTATTGCTGTATTTTCTCTTTTCAGCCTTGTATTTTCTTGTTTTTGCCATTGCCGGAAATTTCAGCTACAGAAAACATTTTCCAAAAGCCTCAAAACTGAATAAAATAGCGGTTCTTATTCCTGCTTACCGGGAAGATGCAGTCATCCTCCACACGGTCAGGCATGCATTGAAACTTAATTACCCGGGTGATTTGTATGATGTCATCATTGCTGCTGATCATCTTCAACCTGAAACTCTGCAGCAATTGTCAGAAACCCAAGCTATTGTCGTTGAACTCAATTTGAATCAAAGCTCAAAAGCAAAAGCATTGACCGAAACCATGCAGCATCTGAAAGGGAATCATTATGATATTGCCATTGTCCTGGATGCTGATAATCAGACTGAACCGGATTTTCTCCTGAAAATAAATGATGCTTTTCAAAGCGGCTGCCGGGTTATTCAGGCTCACAGGGTGGCTAAAAATATGAATACAAATTTTGCTGTTCTGGATGCCATCAGTGAGGAAGTAAACAATCATTTATTCAGGAAAGCTCATCGTATATTGGGATTACCTGCCATCTTAATCGGTTCGGGAATGGCTTTTCCCTGGAAATTATTTCAGCAATTGATCTCAACCGCCAAAACTTCTTTCGAAGACAAGGAAATAGAATTTATGCTGCTTGAAAATGGCTACGACATTGATTATCTTGAAGATGCATACGTCTATGATGAAAAAGTACAGAATCATCAGGCTTTCGGGCGACAACGCACCCGCTGGATTTACTCTCAGATTTATTTTTTCAGGCTATACTTTATGAAATCCTTTCCTGCATTTTTCAAAAAAAACAAACGAGGTCTGGCCTTTCGTTCGTTTTCAACAGCACTGCCTCCCCGTGTAATTTTGCTTGCCGTACCTTTCCTTATGTTTATCCTTAATCTTTTCTTTCCTACTTCTCTCTGGCTTTCGCTCTGGGGAACAACCTTCCTTGCCTCCCTCCTAACCATCTTATTGTCAACGCCTAAGAAATTTTATAATATCCAAACCATTAAAGCCCTGATCTCACTTCCGCTTGCCTTTATTCTGATGCTGAAAGCCATTATCTTTTCCGGTAAGGCCAAAAAAGGATTTTTACACACGGGGCATACTGGGGCGGGGATGGATTAA